One genomic region from Chloroflexota bacterium encodes:
- a CDS encoding DsrE/DsrF/DrsH-like family protein, with the protein MADKATIIVHSGDYDKIYSALIIGTGALSMGMEASLYFTFWGLQRLKKDGLEGGPLSKMHMLGLGKWMIRRRMQKANVAKLEKLMREFRDLGGKVIACEMTMEIMGVGKEDLREDWIDEYGAVGAYVQEAKDSKITLFI; encoded by the coding sequence ATGGCCGACAAGGCAACCATCATCGTCCACAGTGGCGATTACGATAAGATTTACAGCGCGCTGATTATCGGGACGGGGGCGCTTTCCATGGGGATGGAAGCGTCCCTGTATTTTACCTTCTGGGGACTCCAACGCCTGAAGAAGGACGGGCTGGAGGGAGGCCCGCTGTCCAAGATGCACATGCTCGGCCTGGGCAAGTGGATGATCCGCCGCCGCATGCAGAAGGCCAACGTGGCCAAACTGGAGAAACTCATGCGGGAGTTCCGCGACCTGGGCGGCAAGGTCATTGCCTGCGAGATGACCATGGAGATCATGGGCGTGGGCAAGGAGGACCTGCGCGAGGACTGGATTGACGAGTACGGCGCGGTGGGGGCCTACGTCCAGGAGGCGAAGGACTCCAAGATCACGCTGTTCATCTAG
- a CDS encoding sulfurtransferase TusA family protein, translated as MAHIVVDVKGETCPIPLIETRKALRKAAEGDVVEVVGTHQASKREIPMAVKNLGLQLLDITDADDGTWRIRIRK; from the coding sequence ATGGCGCACATTGTTGTGGATGTAAAGGGCGAGACCTGCCCGATTCCGCTTATTGAGACGCGCAAGGCCCTGCGCAAAGCCGCCGAAGGGGATGTGGTGGAAGTCGTCGGCACCCACCAGGCCTCCAAGCGCGAGATCCCCATGGCGGTCAAGAACCTGGGCCTGCAACTGCTGGACATCACCGACGCGGATGACGGGACCTGGCGAATCCGCATCCGCAAGTAG
- a CDS encoding transcriptional repressor, with product MSHHMQVAHQLQSQGYRLTPQRLAILEVIKGAGCHMTIQQILDELAATYPTLSVPTVYRNLQWLKAAGLVAETDLGGDCHEYEYIAEHPHHHLVCLECGERLTLPDSLLEPVRQYLRETLGYLPRTEHFAFFGICPACQARAHGEAHTDEA from the coding sequence ATGTCTCACCACATGCAGGTCGCGCACCAGTTGCAGAGTCAGGGGTATCGCCTCACGCCCCAGCGCCTCGCCATCCTGGAGGTCATCAAGGGCGCGGGATGCCACATGACGATCCAGCAGATTCTGGACGAACTGGCCGCCACCTATCCCACGCTTTCGGTGCCCACCGTGTACCGCAACCTGCAGTGGCTCAAGGCTGCGGGGCTGGTGGCCGAGACCGACCTGGGCGGCGACTGCCATGAATACGAGTACATCGCCGAGCATCCGCACCACCACCTGGTTTGCCTGGAGTGCGGCGAGCGGCTGACGCTCCCCGATTCGCTCCTGGAGCCGGTGCGGCAGTATTTGCGCGAGACGTTGGGGTATCTGCCACGCACCGAGCATTTCGCCTTCTTCGGCATCTGCCCTGCCTGCCAGGCGCGCGCCCATGGGGAGGCGCATACGGACGAGGCGTAG
- a CDS encoding thiolase family protein, with translation MKEVVIVGGVRTAIGSHGGAFRDVPAQELAAAVLREVIQRTGVDPNQIDDVIMGCIGQQSDAPNIGRVAALMAGIPTHVPGYTVQRNCVSGMMAITNAAQAIKAGDGDLFLCAGVESMSTAPYCVRGARWGLKLRSTTFIDTLWEGLTDPVCDMIMGYTAENLAMMYGFTREELDKYAVESHKKAFMATRTGRFKDEIVPFRVSKKVAGQEVAYEEIVQDECINPALSVQKAALYPTVFKKGGVVTPANACPISDGAAATLVMSKEKADALGLKPWAYIRAYAYAGLPPEIMGLGPAVSTPIALKKAGLTLKDIDLIEINEAFAAQTLACGRELEDEGWDWSKVNVNGGAIALGHPVGCTGTRIVVTLMHEMNKRDVQFGLATACVGGGLGGTIIIERK, from the coding sequence ATGAAAGAAGTTGTCATCGTCGGAGGAGTCAGAACGGCCATCGGGAGCCACGGAGGAGCGTTCCGCGACGTTCCGGCCCAGGAACTGGCGGCAGCGGTGCTGCGGGAGGTCATCCAGCGCACAGGGGTTGACCCCAACCAGATTGACGATGTCATCATGGGCTGTATCGGCCAGCAGAGCGATGCGCCCAACATCGGCCGCGTCGCCGCCCTCATGGCCGGCATCCCCACCCACGTGCCGGGCTACACGGTGCAGCGCAACTGCGTGTCGGGCATGATGGCCATCACCAACGCCGCCCAGGCCATCAAGGCCGGCGACGGCGACCTGTTTCTGTGCGCCGGCGTGGAGAGCATGTCCACCGCCCCCTACTGTGTCCGCGGCGCACGTTGGGGCCTCAAACTCCGCTCCACCACCTTCATTGACACCCTATGGGAGGGCCTCACCGACCCCGTGTGCGACATGATCATGGGCTACACCGCCGAAAACCTCGCCATGATGTACGGCTTCACCCGCGAGGAACTGGACAAGTACGCGGTGGAATCGCACAAGAAAGCCTTCATGGCCACCCGCACGGGCCGCTTCAAGGACGAAATCGTCCCGTTCCGTGTCTCCAAGAAGGTGGCTGGCCAGGAAGTGGCCTACGAGGAGATCGTGCAGGATGAATGCATCAACCCCGCCCTGTCGGTGCAAAAGGCGGCCCTTTACCCCACCGTCTTCAAGAAGGGCGGCGTCGTAACCCCGGCCAACGCATGCCCCATCAGCGACGGCGCGGCGGCCACCCTGGTGATGTCCAAGGAGAAGGCCGACGCCCTGGGCCTCAAGCCCTGGGCCTACATCCGCGCCTACGCCTACGCCGGCCTCCCGCCGGAGATCATGGGCCTGGGCCCGGCCGTCTCCACCCCCATCGCCCTGAAGAAAGCGGGCCTGACGCTCAAGGACATTGACCTCATTGAGATCAATGAGGCCTTTGCCGCGCAGACCCTCGCCTGCGGGCGGGAACTGGAAGACGAAGGCTGGGACTGGAGCAAGGTCAACGTCAACGGCGGCGCCATCGCCCTGGGCCACCCCGTCGGCTGCACCGGCACCCGCATCGTCGTTACCCTCATGCACGAGATGAACAAGCGCGACGTCCAGTTCGGCCTGGCCACCGCCTGTGTCGGCGGCGGGCTGGGCGGCACCATCATCATTGAGCGCAAATAG
- a CDS encoding iron-sulfur cluster assembly scaffold protein: MPIPYSEKVIEHFKNPRNVGRMEDYDAKATEGSPACGDMVTLYLKVDEETKTIKDIKFESYGCASNIATGSIITELAKGKTLDEARKINWKAAAEELGGLPAVKVHCSVLAVDTLRAAIRNYEEKHGLVEDREPTTVEIVEKRLRHVMNPLTGLDIVKTHVVKKVDVGNGVVTVWVDLTRDHQFANNIEQEIRERLEPLWDVAEVHVIFNDDEQE; encoded by the coding sequence ATGCCAATCCCATACAGCGAAAAAGTCATTGAGCATTTCAAGAACCCGCGCAACGTGGGCCGCATGGAGGACTACGACGCGAAGGCCACCGAGGGCAGCCCCGCCTGCGGGGACATGGTAACCCTGTACCTGAAGGTGGACGAGGAGACCAAGACCATCAAGGACATCAAGTTTGAGTCCTACGGGTGCGCGTCCAACATCGCCACCGGCTCCATCATCACCGAACTGGCCAAGGGCAAGACGCTGGACGAGGCGCGCAAAATCAACTGGAAGGCCGCTGCCGAGGAACTGGGCGGGCTTCCTGCGGTCAAGGTGCACTGTTCGGTGCTGGCCGTGGACACCCTGCGCGCCGCCATCCGCAACTACGAGGAGAAGCACGGCCTGGTGGAAGACCGCGAGCCTACAACCGTGGAGATCGTAGAGAAGCGGCTCCGCCACGTGATGAACCCCCTCACCGGCCTGGACATCGTCAAGACCCACGTGGTCAAGAAGGTGGATGTGGGCAACGGCGTAGTTACCGTCTGGGTGGACCTGACCCGCGATCACCAGTTCGCCAACAACATTGAGCAGGAGATCCGCGAGCGCCTGGAGCCCCTGTGGGACGTGGCCGAGGTGCACGTGATCTTCAACGACGACGAGCAAGAGTAG
- a CDS encoding cysteine desulfurase: MQNEIIYMDNAATTRVDPAVVEAMLPFFTEKYAVASSQFSHSPGIEVREALDAARATIAQALGAAKPEEVIFTSGETESNNWALKGMARAFRGKKNHLIISKIESRSVLDTAQALEKEGVRVTYLDVDGEGFVNLEQLRASITDDTFLVSIQHANEEVGTIQDIDAIAAIVKERGVAFHTDASQTFTKVPLNLAETPADLVTITAHLIHGPKGIGALYVREGTPIAKWMHGGFMEFNLRGGVENVPGAVGFAKAVEMTSATQVEYISSLRDRLIDGIMARIPKAELNGPRHRRLPGNVNISFHYAEGESTLLHLDMMGIAVVTGSACFSRSLEPSYVLMAMGKTHELAHGSIRYSLSRYNTAEEVDRVIDATAEVIETLRRISPLGKDEK; the protein is encoded by the coding sequence ATGCAGAACGAAATCATCTACATGGATAATGCAGCGACGACACGGGTGGACCCGGCCGTCGTGGAAGCCATGTTGCCCTTCTTCACCGAAAAGTACGCGGTGGCATCGTCGCAGTTCAGCCACTCGCCCGGCATAGAGGTGCGCGAGGCGCTGGATGCCGCCCGCGCTACCATCGCCCAGGCCCTGGGCGCGGCCAAGCCCGAAGAGGTCATCTTCACCTCGGGCGAGACCGAGTCCAACAACTGGGCGCTCAAGGGCATGGCGCGCGCCTTCCGTGGCAAGAAGAACCACCTCATCATCTCCAAGATTGAGTCGCGGTCCGTGCTGGATACCGCGCAAGCGCTTGAAAAAGAGGGCGTGCGCGTTACCTATCTGGACGTGGACGGCGAGGGGTTCGTGAACCTGGAGCAGTTGCGCGCCAGCATCACCGACGACACGTTCCTGGTGTCCATCCAGCACGCCAACGAAGAGGTGGGCACCATCCAGGACATTGACGCCATTGCCGCCATCGTCAAGGAGCGGGGCGTGGCGTTCCACACCGACGCCTCGCAGACCTTCACCAAGGTCCCGCTGAACCTCGCCGAGACGCCCGCCGACCTGGTAACCATCACGGCGCACCTGATTCACGGGCCCAAGGGCATCGGCGCGCTGTACGTCCGCGAGGGCACGCCCATCGCCAAGTGGATGCACGGCGGGTTCATGGAGTTCAACTTGCGCGGCGGCGTGGAGAACGTGCCGGGCGCCGTGGGCTTCGCCAAGGCCGTGGAGATGACCAGCGCCACCCAGGTGGAATACATCTCCAGCCTGCGCGACCGCCTGATTGACGGCATCATGGCGCGCATCCCCAAGGCCGAACTCAACGGGCCGCGCCACCGCCGCCTCCCGGGCAACGTCAACATCTCGTTCCACTACGCCGAGGGCGAATCCACCCTCCTGCACCTGGATATGATGGGCATCGCGGTGGTAACCGGTTCGGCCTGCTTCAGCCGCTCGCTGGAGCCGAGTTACGTGCTGATGGCCATGGGCAAGACCCACGAACTGGCCCACGGCTCCATCCGCTACTCGCTGAGCCGCTACAACACCGCCGAGGAAGTGGACCGCGTCATTGACGCCACGGCGGAGGTCATAGAGACTTTGCGTCGCATCAGCCCACTGGGGAAAGATGAGAAATAG
- a CDS encoding 3-hydroxyacyl-CoA dehydrogenase, with translation MYIFKAAVVGAGAMGGGIAQVISFSGLPVVLKDIDQAALQKGMDTIRSIYQSRVEKGKMSAGEMQSKMDLVTSTLTYDGFEDVDIVIEAVPEKMAIKKRVFAELDEVCPEHTIFASNTSALSISEMAAATKRPGKVIGMHFFNPAHVMKLVEVIPGLDTTQETVDDVVMFTESLRKIPVVVQECPGFLVNRLLMPYLNEAVYALQEGTESATNIDAAMREFGWPMGPFQLMDMLGIDICADVGEYLYSEYGERMTPAYLFFKLVQAKRFGEKTGAGFYDYPGTGDSEAVLKMIQEVQAEGKAQKGTEFSWERLIMPMINEAVLCVTEHVAAVNDIDMAMIAGTGMTYKGERMGPLQLADTLGLDYVLQKLDEFTAKYGPRFRPARLLKTKVRAGHLGKKTGKGFMEYTT, from the coding sequence ATGTACATTTTCAAAGCCGCTGTTGTAGGCGCTGGCGCCATGGGCGGTGGAATCGCCCAAGTCATCAGTTTCTCCGGCCTGCCCGTCGTCCTCAAGGACATTGACCAGGCCGCCTTGCAGAAGGGCATGGATACCATTCGGAGCATCTACCAGAGCCGCGTGGAAAAAGGCAAAATGAGCGCGGGCGAGATGCAGAGCAAGATGGACCTCGTTACGTCCACCCTCACCTACGACGGCTTTGAGGACGTGGACATCGTCATTGAGGCCGTCCCCGAGAAGATGGCCATCAAGAAGCGCGTCTTCGCCGAACTGGACGAGGTCTGCCCCGAGCACACCATCTTCGCCTCCAACACCAGCGCCCTGTCCATTTCCGAGATGGCCGCCGCCACCAAGCGCCCGGGCAAGGTCATCGGGATGCACTTCTTCAACCCCGCCCACGTCATGAAACTGGTGGAGGTCATCCCGGGCCTGGACACCACCCAAGAAACCGTGGACGACGTGGTAATGTTCACCGAGAGCCTGCGCAAGATCCCCGTCGTCGTGCAGGAATGCCCCGGCTTCCTGGTGAACCGCCTGCTGATGCCCTACCTGAACGAGGCCGTCTATGCCCTGCAGGAAGGCACCGAAAGCGCCACCAATATTGACGCCGCCATGCGCGAATTCGGCTGGCCCATGGGCCCCTTCCAACTGATGGACATGCTCGGAATTGACATCTGCGCCGACGTCGGCGAGTACCTGTACTCCGAGTACGGCGAACGCATGACGCCCGCCTACCTGTTCTTCAAACTCGTGCAGGCCAAGCGTTTCGGCGAGAAGACCGGCGCCGGGTTCTACGACTACCCGGGCACCGGCGACTCCGAAGCCGTCCTCAAGATGATCCAGGAAGTGCAGGCCGAGGGCAAGGCCCAGAAGGGCACCGAGTTCTCCTGGGAGCGGCTCATCATGCCCATGATCAACGAGGCCGTCCTGTGCGTAACCGAGCACGTGGCGGCCGTCAACGACATTGACATGGCCATGATCGCCGGCACCGGCATGACCTACAAGGGCGAGCGCATGGGCCCGCTCCAGTTGGCCGACACCCTGGGCCTGGACTATGTCCTGCAGAAACTGGACGAGTTCACGGCCAAGTACGGCCCGCGTTTCCGCCCGGCCCGACTGCTCAAGACCAAAGTCCGCGCCGGCCACCTGGGCAAGAAGACCGGCAAGGGCTTCATGGAGTACACCACCTAG